Proteins encoded within one genomic window of Perognathus longimembris pacificus isolate PPM17 chromosome 28, ASM2315922v1, whole genome shotgun sequence:
- the Nbdy gene encoding negative regulator of P-body association encodes MGDQPCASGGSTLPPGNTREAKPPKKRCLLAPRWDYPEGTPNGGSAALPSASPPAPAGLKSHPPPPEK; translated from the coding sequence ATGGGGGACCAGCCTTGTGCCTCCGGGGGCTCTACGCTCCCTCCTGGAAACACGCGGGAAGCCAAGCCTCCAAAAAAGCGCTGCCTCCTCGCGCCGCGGTGGGATTATCCAGAAGGAACTCCCAACGGAGGTAGTGCAGCCCTCCCCTCCGCATCTCCTCCCGCGCCAGCCGGCCTGAAGTCGCACCCTCCTCCTCCGGAGAAGTAG